In Clostridia bacterium, the following are encoded in one genomic region:
- a CDS encoding Gx transporter family protein gives MSITTKKIATLGIITSLALISFMIEALFPPLFIVGAKVGISNIFVLLTLVMFNLPLALAVVIVKTVLGSVFAGNISMLMYSLSGGIVSTLISALLLSTLYPKISIVSVSILSAVSHNITQNLVYVLVSNTPLMMSYLPYLALIGVLSGIIVGLTTRLILHIIPLKTFLKVYE, from the coding sequence ATGAGTATAACAACTAAAAAAATAGCCACGCTAGGCATTATTACCTCGCTTGCGCTTATCTCTTTTATGATAGAGGCGTTGTTTCCCCCGCTATTTATCGTAGGGGCAAAAGTTGGAATAAGCAATATTTTTGTGTTGCTTACCTTAGTTATGTTTAATCTTCCGCTTGCGCTAGCCGTAGTTATTGTAAAGACCGTACTAGGTAGCGTATTTGCAGGCAATATAAGTATGCTTATGTATAGCCTAAGCGGAGGAATAGTATCAACCTTAATTTCTGCTTTGTTGCTCTCTACCCTCTACCCAAAAATAAGCATAGTTAGCGTAAGCATATTAAGCGCTGTTAGCCATAATATAACCCAAAACTTAGTATACGTATTAGTTAGCAATACTCCGCTTATGATGTCTTATTTGCCCTACCTTGCCCTTATAGGCGTACTTTCGGGCATAATTGTCGGGCTGACAACTAGACTGATTTTACATATTATTCCGCTAAAAACTTTTCTAAAAGTTTACGAATAA
- a CDS encoding NusG domain II-containing protein, whose translation MSQKTLINAKNQKVFLPLDLVIYGAIALTIALLFILFVFAPQKEALQGISIIYSDQNAEHTIFTYDFETNKYQIADDFKDKVNVKASQDQLKVTIYFFAKEKTEVNILIIDTKGKTVRMLDADCSYHKDCVKMQIANSRDTIICVPHHLIIKPTNSDSGDITLG comes from the coding sequence ATGAGTCAAAAAACGTTAATCAACGCAAAAAACCAAAAAGTATTTCTACCGCTTGACTTGGTAATTTATGGGGCTATTGCCCTAACTATTGCGCTACTATTTATTCTATTTGTCTTCGCCCCTCAAAAGGAAGCGTTGCAGGGAATAAGCATAATTTATAGCGACCAAAACGCCGAACATACAATATTTACATACGATTTTGAAACAAACAAATATCAAATTGCCGACGACTTTAAAGATAAGGTAAACGTTAAAGCTAGTCAAGACCAATTAAAAGTTACTATTTACTTTTTTGCCAAAGAAAAAACCGAAGTTAATATCTTAATAATCGACACAAAAGGAAAAACAGTTAGAATGCTTGACGCAGATTGTTCTTATCACAAGGACTGCGTAAAAATGCAAATTGCAAACAGTAGGGACACAATTATTTGCGTGCCTCACCATCTTATTATTAAACCCACAAACAGTGATTCGGGTGATATTACACTAGGATAA